In Prunus dulcis chromosome 1, ALMONDv2, whole genome shotgun sequence, the following are encoded in one genomic region:
- the LOC117619892 gene encoding cytochrome b561 and DOMON domain-containing protein At4g17280-like has product MAFYKCLFFASLIFSSVFVTMSQQACTPQAFNQKTFAACHNLPILNSTIHWNYYPSKGTVDLAFAQAVVSDSRWVAWAINPTSTGMVGSQAIVAFKRTDGAMSVYSAPIKSYGTRLEQGNLSFPLFDVSAVYENNQIVIFATVGLPNNVSVVNHVWQQGPLSENTAQMHSVSGPNVQSFGTLDFLSGKVETVRRGTSSVFRVKISHGIINAISWGILMPVGAIVARHFKAADPAWFHVHRACQMLGYFGGVAGFATGLWLGHKSSGVEYKGHRCIGITLFALATLQVLVALGLRPNKTDKKRVFWNWFHYLVGYGTIILGIVNILKGFDMLQPGKWWKFSYLITIGVLGCVAAVLEARAWFLILIRKTDQAAEQNKDDTSVV; this is encoded by the coding sequence ATGGCTTTTTACAAGTGTCTGTTTTTCGCATCTCTCATATTTAGCTCAGTTTTCGTCACCATGTCACAACAAGCTTGCACGCCCCAAGCCTTCAACCAAAAGACCTTTGCCGCGTGCCATAATCTACCGATTTTGAACTCCACGATACACTGGAATTATTACCCCTCCAAAGGCACCGTCGACCTGGCGTTCGCACAAGCCGTGGTGAGCGACTCCAGATGGGTTGCATGGGCCATAAACCCAACCTCCACTGGCATGGTGGGCTCCCAAGCTATCGTGGCTTTCAAGAGAACAGACGGAGCTATGTCCGTTTACTCGGCCCCGATCAAGAGCTATGGAACTCGTTTGGAGCAAGGAAATCTCAGCTTCCCTCTGTTTGATGTCTCCGCCGTGTACGAGAACAACCAGATCGTCATCTTCGCCACCGTAGGCCTTCCCAACAACGTCAGTGTCGTCAACCATGTTTGGCAGCAAGGACCTTTGTCCGAAAACACAGCGCAGATGCACTCCGTGTCCGGACCAAACGTTCAGTCCTTTGGAACTCTGGATTTTCTTTCCGGGAAAGTGGAAACAGTCAGGAGGGGAACGAGTTCTGTATTCAGAGTGAAGATTTCTCATGGAATTATTAATGCCATCAGTTGGGGCATTCTGATGCCCGTTGGGGCTATTGTGGCGAGGCATTTCAAGGCTGCTGATCCAGCATGGTTTCATGTTCATAGGGCGTGTCAGATGCTGGGATATTTTGGTGGAGTTGCTGGGTTCGCAACCGGGCTTTGGCTCGGCCATAAATCTTCAGGGGTTGAATATAAAGGACACCGATGCATAGGCATCACTCTTTTTGCTCTTGCAACACTTCAGGTGTTGGTTGCTTTGGGTTTGAGGCCCAACAAGACAGACAAGAAGAGAGTTTTCTGGAACTGGTTTCACTACTTGGTCGGTTATGGAACAATCATTCTCGGCATTGTCAACATCCTAAAAGGATTTGATATGCTTCAGCCAGGAAAATGGTGGAAATTTTCATATCTTATCACCATCGGTGTTTTGGGTTGTGTTGCTGCAGTGTTAGAAGCACGCGCATGGTTTCTAATTTTGATAAGGAAGACCGATCAAGCTGCAGAACAAAATAAGGATGACACGAGTGTAGTTTAA